One window of the Eucalyptus grandis isolate ANBG69807.140 chromosome 6, ASM1654582v1, whole genome shotgun sequence genome contains the following:
- the LOC104450439 gene encoding transportin-1: protein MAAQPAWQPKEEGLREICTLLEQHISPTSDKSRIWQQLQHYSQFPDFNNYLAFIFARAEGKSIEIRQAAGLLLKNNLRSAFKSLDPTYQQYIKTELLPCLGAADRHIRSTVGTIISVVVQQGRISGWPELLQGLVQCLDSNDANHMEGAMDALSKICEDIPQELDTDIPGLGERPIDVFLPRFFQFFQSPHASLRKLSLGSINQFIMLMPAALYRSMDKFLQGLFVLAQDPVAEVRKLVCAAFVQLTEVQPSVLEPHLRNITEFMLQANKDSDDEVALEACEFWSTYCEAQVNLELLREFLERLLPILLTNMAYADDDESLTEAEEDDSLPDREQDLKPRFHTSRFHGSDEATDDDDDSFNVWNLRKCSAASLDVISNVYGDDILPALMPLVQAKLSTSGDENWKEREAAVLALGAIAEGCIRGLYPHLPEIVEFLVPLLDDKFPLIRSITCWTLSRFSKFIVQGIGNQKGLEQFTKVLMGLLQRILDTNKRVQEAACSAFATLEEEAADVLVPHLETILHHLTCAFGRYQRRNLRIVYDAIGTLADAVGEELNRPKYLDVLMPPLISKWQQLSNSDKDLFPLLECFTSIAQALGTGFSQFAEPVFQRCMIIMQSQQVAKVDPVSAGAQYDKEFIVCSLDLLSGLTEGLGSMIENLVAQSNLRDLLLQCCMDDAPDIRQSAFALLGDLARVCPAYLHPRLSEFVTIAAKQLETSQLIESISVANNACWAIGELAVKVRQEISPIVMAVISCIVPILQRPESLNRSLIENGAITLGRLAWVCPDIVSPHMEHFIQHWCIALSMIRDDIEKEDAFRGLCAIVRANPSGALGSLVYVGKSIASWNVIRSQDLHDEVGQVLHGYKQMLRDGSWEQFLSALEPSEKEKLAKYQI from the exons ATGGCGGCGCAACCCGCGTGGCAACCCAAGGAGGAAGGGCTCCGGGAGATTTGCACGCTGCTCGAGCAGCACATCTCTCCCACCTCCGACAAGTCCCGCATCTGGCAGCAGCTCCAGCACTACAGCCAGTTCCCCGATTTCAATAACTACCTCGCCTTCATCTTCGCCCGCGCCGAG GgtaaatcaattgaaattcgGCAAGCAGCTGGTCTACTTCTGAAGAATAACTTGAGATCTGCTTTCAAATCATTGGATCCTACCTATCAGCAATATATAAAGACGGAGCTACTGCCTTGTTTGGGAGCAGCTGATAGACACATAAGATCGACAGTTGGAACAATCATTAGTGTTGTAGTTCAGCAAGGGAGGATTTCTGGATGGCCGGAGTTACTGCAGGGCCTTGTACAATGCTTGGACAGTAATGATGCGAACCACATGGAAGGTGCCATGGatgctttgtcaaag ATATGTGAAGACATTCCCCAGGAGCTTGATACGGATATTCCTGGATTAGGAGAACGCCCCATTGATGTATTTCTACCAAGATTTTTCCAG TTTTTCCAATCGCCACATGCATCACTGAGGAAGCTTTCTTTAGGATCGATAAATCAGTTCATTATGCTGATGCCCGCT GCATTATATAGGTCCATGGATAAATTTTTGCAAGGCCTGTTTGTCCTTGCTCAAGATCCTGTTGCAGAAGTCAGAAAGTTG GTTTGTGCAGCTTTTGTCCAGCTCACTGAAGTTCAACCATCTGTGTTGGAG CCGCATCTGAGGAACATAACTGAATTCATGTTGCAAGCTAACAAGGACAGTGATGATGAGGTGGCTCTTGAAGCTTGCGAATTTTG GTCCACATACTGTGAAGCTCAGGTGAACCTTGAACTACTGAGAGAGTTTTTGGAACGTCTATTACCG ATCTTATTGACGAATATGGCCTATGCAGATGATGATGAATCACTTACTGAGGCGGAG GAGGATGACTCTCTTCCAGATAGGGAACAG GATTTGAAGCCCCGTTTTCACACATCACGGTTTCATGGATCAGATGAAGCGACAGATGAT GATGATGATAGTTTCAATGTGTGGAATTTGAGGAAATGTAGTGCTGCTAGCCTTGATGTAATCTCCAATGTCTATGGGGATGATATCCTTCCAGCATTGATGCCGTTGGTTCAG GCTAAGCTGTCCACATCTGGTGATGAAAACTGGAAAGAGCGTGAAGCTGCAGTGTTGGCTCTTGGTGCCATAGCAGAAGGTTGCATCAGAGGTCTTTACCCACATCTGCCTGAG ATTGTGGAATTCCTTGTTCCTTTGTTGGATGATAAGTTTCCTCTGATTCGGAGTATAACTTGTTGGACACTTTCTCGTTTCAGCAAATTCATTGTTCAG GGTATCGGGAATCAGAAAGGCCTTGAACAGTTCACTAAAGTACTTATGGGCCTTCTGCAAAGGATATTAGATACTAACAAGCGTGTCCAGGAAGCTGCTTGTTCAGCTTTTGCCACACTTGAGGAG GAAGCTGCAGATGTGTTGGTTCCACATTTGGAAACTATTCTCCATCACCTCACGTGTGCTTTCGGAAGATACCAG AGACGAAATCTGCGAATTGTTTACGACGCGATTGGTACTTTAGCAGATGCAGTTGGAGAAGAACTGAACCGG CCTAAATATCTTGATGTTTTGATGCCTCCACTAATATCCAAGTGGCAGCAGCTCTCTAACTCAGACAAAGATCTTTTTCCATTGCTTGAATGCTTTACATCTATTGCACAG GCGCTTGGCACTGGATTTTCACAATTTGCTGAGCCAGTTTTCCAGAGGTGCATGATCATAATGCAATCACAACAAGTGGCAAAG GTTGATCCTGTGTCAGCAGGAGCTCAATATGATAAAGAGTTCATCGTCTGTTCGTTGGACTTGCTATCAGGGCTCACAGAGGGTCTTGGTAGCATGATTGAGAACTTG GTTGCACAAAGCAATTTGAGAGACCTGCTTCTGCAATGTTGCATGGATGATGCTCCTGATATCAGGCAAAGTGCTTTTGCTCTCCTTGGGGACCTTGCAAGA GTGTGTCCAGCATATTTGCATCCACGCTTGTCCGAGTTTGTTACGATAGCTGCCAAACAACTG GAGACTAGCCAGCTGATAGAGTCCATTTCTGTGGCCAACAATGCATGTTGGGCTATTGGCGAATTAGCTGTTAAG GTTCGTCAAGAAATTTCTCCAATTGTGATGGCTGTCATCTCATGTATTGTGCCAATCCTCCAACGTCCGGAG AGCCTTAATAGGTCACTCATTGAGAATGGTGCAATTACTCTTGGGAGGCTTGCTTGGGTCTGTCCAGATATAGTATCACCACACATGGAGCATTTCATTCAACACTGGTGTATCGCTCTCTCCAT GATTCGTGATGACATTGAGAAAGAAGATGCTTTCCGTGGTCTCTGTGCTATT GTTCGGGCCAATCCATCTGGGGCCTTGGGTTCACTTGTCTATGTGGGCAAATCTATTGCAAGTTGGAAT GTCATAAGGAGTCAGGATCTACATGATGAAGTTGGCCAGGTGTTGCATGGTTATAAACAg ATGCTAAGAGATGGATCGTGGGAGCAATTCTTATCTGCACTGGAGCCCTCTGAGAAGGAAAAATTAGCCAAATACCAGATATAG
- the LOC104450441 gene encoding probable prolyl 4-hydroxylase 3: MRPHAIGLYVQFLWDFVKKALFWPDSGPKMAKGKVARVQARRASKRSLALALLLSFTVVLLFLLAFGIVSIPVRREISPRDGPSTVERAAFGGLGERGKQWTQVLSWEPRAFLYHNFLSREECEYLISLAKPHISKSTVVDGSNGKSMDSGVRTSFGMFLNRGQDKIVRAIEKRIADFTHIPVEHGEGLQILQYGHGQKYDAHHDYFSDSFNTRNGGQRMATMLMYLSDVEEGGETVFPAAKANFSAVPWWNELSECGKRGLSVKPKMGNAVLFWSMKPDGTLDPTSLHGACPVIKGTKWSAPKWMRVQNYRV; this comes from the exons ATGAGGCCTCACGCGATCGGTTTGTACGTTCAGTTCCTATGGGATTTCGTCAAGAAGGCCTTGTTTTGGCCGGACAGCGGTCCAAAGATGGCGAAAGGCAAGGTGGCGCGGGTGCAAGCGCGAAGGGCGTCCAAGCGCTCGCTCGCTCTGGCTTTGCTGCTGTCATTCACGGTGGTCCTTCTGTTCTTGCTCGCTTTCGGGATCGTGTCCATTCCCGTGAGAAGAGAGATTTCGCCTCGTGATGGGCCAAGTACCGTCGAGAG GGCTGCATTTGGAGGgttgggagagagagggaagcagTGGACTCAGGTTCTCTCGTGGGAGCCCCGAGCTTTTCTTTACCACAATTTCCTG TCCAGGGAAGAGTGTGAGTACCTGATAAGTCTTGCTAAGCCTCACATCAGCAAGTCGACCGTGGTCGATGGCTCTAACGGGAAGAGCATGGACAGCGG GGTGCGCACAAGCTTCGGAATGTTTCTCAATCGAGGGCAAGACAAAATCGTGAGGGCAATAGAGAAAAGAATAGCAGATTTCACTCACATTCCCGTAG AGCACGGAGAAGGACTTCAAATTTTGCAATATGGACACGGGCAAAAATACGATGCGCATCATGACTACTTTTCCGACTCTTTCAACACTAGGAATGGAGGCCAAAGAATGGCAACAATGCTTATGTATCT GAGTGACGTCGAGGAAGGGGGAGAGACTGTGTTTCCAGCTGCCAAGGCAAACTTCAGCGCCGTGCCTTGGTGGAACGAGTTATCAGAATGTGGCAAACGGGGATTGTCCGTAAAACCGAAAATGGGGAATGCAGTACTTTTCTGGAGCATGAAGCCTGACGGGACGCTTGACCCAACAAGTTTGCATG GTGCCTGCCCCGTGATCAAAGGGACAAAGTGGTCAGCTCCCAAGTGGATGCGCGTCCAGAACTATAGGGTCTAA
- the LOC104450438 gene encoding uncharacterized protein LOC104450438: MVHSLSLQDFLLRARVLKLYRQALRIARRAPDHAQDEVRQTIRQEIEKNRYCDDKQRIRFLLSEGLERVKDLDEMLDMQGH; encoded by the exons ATGGTTCATTCCTTGAGTCTGCAGGATTTTCTCCTCCGCGCTAGAGTTTTGAAGCTGTACAGGCAAGCTCTTAGGATTGCTCGAAGAGCGCCTGATCATGCTCAAG ATGAAGTGAGGCAGACAATTCgacaagaaattgaaaagaacaGGTACTGCGATGACAAGCAAAGAATCCGATTCTTGCTCAGCGAGGGATTGGAGAGAGTGAAAGATCTGGATGAGATGCTTGATATGCAAGGTCACTGA
- the LOC104450437 gene encoding uncharacterized protein At1g76070 yields MKPTKINNLHLLKGSEYSTQTELVIFSSSSAQSSRLSPSILKGEGTRSSETLPKTRLFRSFCSGVIPMEKPPKGKSSSSSNKKSLFKFVTFQNPPFSPTRDSNARSSSSEVFGKISTAKSHAKRASFSGPIVPLIPKEVRHRRRFKNDDDDDATSLDAPQEPTSPKVSCMGQIKLKNKIKKKKKKKSEEIARVKEPSSGSFCSEEKKPKSRIFRRIFSRAGAGRKSGAPGVPTEDRGERDTSGVSEERAPSLGQMRRFASGRNALASFDWAAQVAPVDAAEQRNCYSDDEDRDRDRDRVEGDDNDDDEAIVPFSAPISLGGGVEWKAKQEVNLWKRRTMAPPQPLRLQHPH; encoded by the coding sequence ATGAAACCCACGAAGATCAACAATCTCCATCTCTTGAAAGGGTCAGAATACTCCACCCAGACGGAACTCGtcatcttctcctcctcctccgcccaaAGCTCTCGCCTCTCCCCTTCCATATTAAAAGGGGAAGGGACAAGAAGTTCAGAAACTCTTCCCAAGACCAGACTCTTTCGATCCTTTTGTTCCGGCGTAATTCCAATGGAGAAACCGCCCAAGGGgaagagcagcagcagcagcaacaagaaGAGCCTTTTCAAGTTCGTCACTTTCCAAAACCCTCCTTTTAGCCCCACCAGGGACAGCAACGCCCGGTCCTCGTCGTCGGAAGTGTTCGGCAAGATCAGCACCGCCAAATCCCACGCCAAAAGAGCCTCCTTCTCGGGCCCGATCGTGCCCCTGATCCCCAAGGAAGTGAGGCACAGGAGGAGGTTCAagaacgacgacgacgacgacgccaCCAGTCTCGACGCCCCGCAAGAACCCACTTCCCCGAAGGTCTCGTGTATGGGCCAGATCAAGCTCAAGaacaagatcaagaagaagaagaagaagaagagcgaggAGATAGCGCGAGTCAAGGAGCCTTCTTCTGGGTCGTTTTGTAGTGAAGAAAAGAAGCCGAAGTCGAGAATTTTCAGGAGGATCTTCAGCAGGGCGGGAGCGGGGCGGAAATCTGGTGCTCCCGGCGTCCCTACAGAGGACCGCGGGGAGAGGGACACCAGCGGAGTTTCCGAAGAGAGAGCGCCGTCGCTGGGTCAGATGAGGAGGTTCGCGAGCGGCCGGAACGCGCTGGCGAGCTTCGACTGGGCGGCGCAGGTGGCGCCGGTGGACGCGGCGGAGCAGAGAAACTGTTACTCCGACGACgaagacagagacagagacagagacagagtaGAGGGAGACGacaacgacgacgacgaagcGATAGTTCCATTCTCGGCCCCCATCTCGTTAGGTGGAGGAGTGGAGTGGAAGGCGAAGCAGGAAGTGAACCTGTGGAAGAGGAGGACGATGGCTCCCCCTCAACCACTTCGCTTGCAACATCCCCATTGA